One Panicum virgatum strain AP13 chromosome 3N, P.virgatum_v5, whole genome shotgun sequence DNA segment encodes these proteins:
- the LOC120667485 gene encoding clumping factor A-like, with amino-acid sequence MARNAAAVLLLLVVSIYGAGAGAGATVGPLTTAVLQETDAAGAEEASSLLPVHRDSHEVEEEEEEAGIKAGTPRGATAGDAASLASAADEEGKGAGSDWGKPNKLDDDDKNDSDSDSDEDSGSDSDSGSDSDSDSDSDSDSDSDSDDDDDDDEDHNSKQGSKKHPAPGRKGAPGVEHDDDVPEMVIKV; translated from the coding sequence ATGGCCCGcaatgccgccgccgtcctcctcctcctagtTGTGTCCAtctacggcgccggcgccggcgccggcgccacagTGGGCCCGCTGACGACGGCCGTGCTGCAGGAgactgacgccgccggcgcggaggaAGCAAGCAGCCTGCTGCCGGTGCATCGCGACAGTCACGAggtagaggaggaggaagaggaggcgggcATCAAGGCTGGGACGCCTCGGGGCGCTACGGCCGGCGACGCGGCAAGCTTGGCCTCCGCCGCTGACGAGGAAGGCAAGGGGGCTGGATCCGACTGGGGCAAGCCAAACAAgctggacgacgacgacaagaatgATTCCGATTCAGACTCTGATGAAGATTCAGGTTCCGACTCCGACTCGGGTTCAGACTCTGATTCGGACTCAGACTCTGACTCCGATTCAGACTCTGattctgacgacgacgacgacgacgatgaggacCACAACTCCAAGCAAGGAAGCAAGAAGCATCCGGCTCCCGGGAGGAAAGGAGCTCCCGGAGTTGAGCACGATGACGACGTGCCTGAAATGGTGATCAAGGTGTGA
- the LOC120663950 gene encoding abscisic acid receptor PYL5-like — protein MVGLVGGGAAAPGAGRLGAGDPAAVASAGGEADHVRRLHRHAPADHQCSSTLVKHIKAPVHLVWELVRSFDQPQRYKPFVSRCVVVGDQLEIGSLREVNVRTGLPATTSTERLEQLDDDEHILGVKFVGGDHRLQNYSSIVTVHPESIDGRPGTLVIESFVVDVPEGNTKDETCYFVEAVIKCNLTSLAEVSERLAVQSPTSPLEH, from the exons ATGGTCGGcctggtcggcggcggcgccgcggcgccgggtgCCGGGAGGCTGGGAGCGGGCGACCCGGCCGCGGTGGCCAGCGCCGGAGGGGAGGCCGACCACGTCCGCCGCCTGCACCGCCACGCGCCCGCCGACCACCAGTGCAGCTCCACCCTCGTCAAGCACATCAAGGCGCCCGTCCACCTC GTGTGGGAGCTGGTGCGGAGCTTCGACCAGCCGCAGCGGTACAAGCCGTTCGTCAGCCGCTGCGTCGTGGTCGGGGACCAGCTCGAGATCGGCAGCCTCCGCGAGGTCAACGTCAGGACCGGCCTGCCGGCGACCACCAGCACCGAGAGGCTCGAGCagctcgacgacgacgagcacATACTCGGCGTCAAGTTCGTCGGCGGCGACCACCGCCTCCAG AACTACTCATCCATCGTAACAGTCCACCCGGAGAGCATTGACGGGAGGCCAGGGACGCTTGTGATTGAGTCCTTTGTGGTCGATGTGCCAGAAGGCAACACAAAGGATGAGACATGCTACTTTGTCGAGGCCGTGATCAAGTGCAACCTCACGTCTCTCGCGGAGGTGTCCGAGCGGTTAGCAGTTCAGTCACCTACATCGCCACTCGAACATTAA
- the LOC120663951 gene encoding uncharacterized protein LOC120663951 isoform X1 has translation MKYPVPQQVPCAPRPNGIHPMPVNNMPMGYPVLQQPGMAAPSQPHVSPMACCPPSSHVVNGIPAPGGYHPIVMNSGNGIMENKTHETAHAATAGSAMSCEMAVSPSSAMSSNNHVSFTPSEISGMCVDETAANATFGADVGNGGPLQIGPDAADGSSLGEQIWDFSLSVLSADLTNLGDLSALENYSGNPFLPSDSDLLLESPDHDDIVEYFADAIDGPSQSDEEKP, from the exons ATGAAGTACCCAGTACCCCAGCAGGTTCCATGTGCTCCAAGGCCCAATGGAATTCATCCTATGCCCG TTAACAATATGCCAATGGGATACCCTGTACTTCAACAACCTGGAATGGCAGCTCCAAGTCAGCCTCATGTTAGTCCAATGGCCTGTTGTCCCCCAAGCAGTCATGTAGTAAATGGAATTCCTGCACCAGGAGGTTATCATCCGATTGTCATGAATTCAGGAAATGG CATAATGGAGAACAAAACACACGAAACTGCACATGCTGCCACAGCGGGCAGTGCTATGTCCTGTGAGATGGCTGTGAGTCCATCATCTGCAATGTCAAGCAACAACCATGTATCTTTCACTCCATCTGAGATATCAGGGATGTGTGTGGATGAGACAGCAGCCAATGCCACATTTGGAGCTGATGTCGGTAACGGAGGGCCTCTGCAAATTGGACCTGATGCTGCCGATGGCTCTTCTTTAGGCGAGCAGATCTGGGATTTCAGTCTTTCTGTTCTATCAGCAGATTTGACAAATTTGGGAG ACCTGTCAGCTCTTGAGAACTACTCAGGCAACCCTTTCCTGCCTTCAGACTCAGATCTCCTGCTTGAGTCCCCAGACCATGATGACATTG TTGAGTATTTCGCTGATGCCATCGACGGGCCATCTCAATCAGACGAGGAGAAACCATAG
- the LOC120663951 gene encoding uncharacterized protein LOC120663951 isoform X2, translating into MCSKAQWNSSYARAVNNMPMGYPVLQQPGMAAPSQPHVSPMACCPPSSHVVNGIPAPGGYHPIVMNSGNGIMENKTHETAHAATAGSAMSCEMAVSPSSAMSSNNHVSFTPSEISGMCVDETAANATFGADVGNGGPLQIGPDAADGSSLGEQIWDFSLSVLSADLTNLGDLSALENYSGNPFLPSDSDLLLESPDHDDIVEYFADAIDGPSQSDEEKP; encoded by the exons ATGTGCTCCAAGGCCCAATGGAATTCATCCTATGCCCG TGCAGTTAACAATATGCCAATGGGATACCCTGTACTTCAACAACCTGGAATGGCAGCTCCAAGTCAGCCTCATGTTAGTCCAATGGCCTGTTGTCCCCCAAGCAGTCATGTAGTAAATGGAATTCCTGCACCAGGAGGTTATCATCCGATTGTCATGAATTCAGGAAATGG CATAATGGAGAACAAAACACACGAAACTGCACATGCTGCCACAGCGGGCAGTGCTATGTCCTGTGAGATGGCTGTGAGTCCATCATCTGCAATGTCAAGCAACAACCATGTATCTTTCACTCCATCTGAGATATCAGGGATGTGTGTGGATGAGACAGCAGCCAATGCCACATTTGGAGCTGATGTCGGTAACGGAGGGCCTCTGCAAATTGGACCTGATGCTGCCGATGGCTCTTCTTTAGGCGAGCAGATCTGGGATTTCAGTCTTTCTGTTCTATCAGCAGATTTGACAAATTTGGGAG ACCTGTCAGCTCTTGAGAACTACTCAGGCAACCCTTTCCTGCCTTCAGACTCAGATCTCCTGCTTGAGTCCCCAGACCATGATGACATTG TTGAGTATTTCGCTGATGCCATCGACGGGCCATCTCAATCAGACGAGGAGAAACCATAG